A single region of the Phragmitibacter flavus genome encodes:
- a CDS encoding CAAX prenyl protease-related protein, whose protein sequence is MAFLRRYLPSPAVAHVLPLVLFMLISSVLPLVKVENEMLPWWRFAPEHWLYPLQVVVVGGLLIWLWPRFEFRPVRGLWLATVLGVVGIVFWLLPAFAYQKLVAGGVEVPEWASWFGLAAREEGFTPEVFEGQPWAQAHTLVWRFLRMVVIVSLVEEILWRGFLMRYVQADGGDFRKVPFGQHSWAAYGVVTGCFMLAHNPEDWLGAAFFGTLMYVVAIRTKSLAACVWMHAVANLLLGIYVVLTKQWGFW, encoded by the coding sequence ATGGCGTTCTTGCGTCGGTATCTTCCGAGTCCGGCGGTGGCCCATGTGCTGCCGCTGGTCTTGTTCATGTTGATCAGCTCGGTGCTGCCTTTGGTGAAGGTGGAGAACGAGATGCTGCCGTGGTGGCGGTTTGCGCCGGAGCATTGGTTGTATCCGCTGCAGGTGGTGGTGGTGGGTGGATTGTTGATCTGGTTGTGGCCGCGTTTTGAGTTCAGACCGGTGCGCGGACTATGGCTGGCGACCGTGCTGGGGGTGGTGGGGATTGTGTTTTGGCTATTGCCAGCATTTGCGTATCAGAAGTTGGTGGCGGGCGGTGTGGAGGTGCCGGAGTGGGCGTCCTGGTTTGGCTTGGCAGCGAGGGAAGAGGGGTTCACGCCGGAGGTGTTTGAGGGGCAGCCATGGGCGCAGGCGCACACCTTGGTCTGGCGATTTTTGCGCATGGTGGTGATTGTGTCGTTGGTGGAGGAAATTTTGTGGCGCGGGTTTTTGATGAGGTATGTGCAGGCGGACGGTGGCGATTTTCGCAAGGTGCCGTTTGGTCAGCACAGTTGGGCGGCGTATGGGGTGGTGACGGGGTGTTTCATGCTGGCGCACAATCCAGAGGACTGGTTGGGGGCGGCGTTTTTTGGAACGCTGATGTATGTGGTGGCGATTCGAACCAAGAGTCTGGCGGCTTGTGTGTGGATGCACGCGGTGGCGAATTTGCTGCTGGGGATCTACGTGGTGCTGACCAAACAATGGGGCTTTTGGTAA